A portion of the Acidobacteriaceae bacterium genome contains these proteins:
- the carA gene encoding glutamine-hydrolyzing carbamoyl-phosphate synthase small subunit: protein MQAILALEDGRVFRGRAFGAPAERVGEVVFNTSLSGYQEIFTDPSYAGQIVVLTNPQIGNYGTSPSDAESSKPYIEGLVVREFSPLSSNWRSTEVADEYLERNGVPVIADIDTRAVVRHLRAHGVMRGILSTMSDDVEALLAKVRAHKPMTGTDLASVVTTPKIYEWTNAEPRNETGDALLPAANAAAEKEMHVVAYDFGIKQNILRMLARENCRITVVPARTPASEVLAMNPDGIFFSNGPGDPEPLEYAQENIRALKGKKPLFGICLGHQLFGLALGGKTYKLKFGHHGGNHPIKNLETGKVEITAQNHNFNVDPESLPNDVAVTHVNLNDNTLAGLKHKTDSMFSVQYHPEASPGPHDSHYLFRQFRTMMEEWGQSR, encoded by the coding sequence ATGCAAGCAATTCTGGCCCTAGAAGATGGCCGCGTATTTCGCGGTCGCGCGTTTGGTGCGCCTGCAGAGCGCGTTGGCGAAGTTGTGTTCAACACTTCGCTGAGCGGCTATCAGGAAATTTTTACGGATCCGTCCTATGCGGGACAGATCGTCGTGCTGACCAATCCTCAGATTGGCAACTATGGCACATCGCCTTCAGACGCTGAGTCGAGCAAGCCCTACATCGAGGGTCTGGTGGTGCGTGAGTTCTCGCCGCTGAGTTCAAACTGGCGCTCGACGGAAGTGGCGGATGAGTACCTGGAACGCAATGGCGTTCCGGTGATTGCAGATATCGATACGCGTGCTGTGGTTCGCCATCTGCGTGCGCATGGCGTGATGCGCGGCATTCTTTCGACGATGTCGGATGATGTCGAGGCGCTGCTCGCTAAGGTGCGCGCTCATAAGCCGATGACGGGAACCGATCTCGCGTCGGTAGTGACGACCCCCAAGATCTACGAGTGGACGAACGCGGAGCCGCGCAACGAGACGGGTGATGCTCTTCTGCCGGCGGCGAATGCGGCGGCAGAAAAAGAGATGCACGTCGTGGCCTATGACTTCGGCATCAAGCAGAACATTTTGCGCATGCTGGCGCGTGAGAACTGCCGCATTACGGTGGTGCCTGCACGCACGCCCGCAAGCGAAGTGCTGGCGATGAACCCGGATGGAATCTTCTTCTCGAACGGCCCCGGTGATCCGGAACCGCTTGAGTATGCGCAGGAGAACATTCGCGCTCTGAAGGGCAAGAAGCCGCTCTTTGGCATATGCCTCGGACACCAGCTTTTCGGACTCGCTCTGGGTGGCAAGACGTACAAGCTGAAGTTTGGACATCACGGCGGCAATCATCCGATCAAGAACCTGGAGACAGGCAAGGTCGAGATTACGGCGCAGAACCACAACTTCAACGTTGATCCTGAGTCACTGCCAAACGACGTTGCAGTCACGCATGTGAATCTGAACGACAACACTCTGGCGGGTCTGAAGCATAAAACCGATTCGATGTTCAGCGTTCAGTATCATCCGGAAGCTTCGCCAGGACCGCATGATTCGCACTACCTGTTCCGCCAGTTCCGCACAATGATGGAAGAGTGGGGGCAGTCGCGATGA
- a CDS encoding Rieske (2Fe-2S) protein, producing the protein MSEWVRLCAAADAPEEGKVLEGEANGVTVCLANINGELRALDNWCPHRRGPLGQGWVEGNSVVCPWHSWKFDTVTGIAEPPDRARVDVLPVKVEGDDLLVDIA; encoded by the coding sequence ATGTCGGAATGGGTACGTCTTTGCGCGGCTGCTGATGCGCCGGAAGAGGGCAAGGTTCTTGAAGGAGAAGCAAACGGTGTGACCGTTTGCCTGGCGAATATCAATGGCGAGCTTCGTGCACTGGACAACTGGTGCCCGCATCGCAGAGGGCCGCTGGGGCAGGGCTGGGTGGAAGGGAATTCAGTGGTTTGTCCGTGGCACTCGTGGAAGTTCGATACGGTGACGGGCATTGCGGAGCCACCGGACCGGGCGCGCGTGGACGTACTGCCGGTGAAGGTGGAGGGTGATGATCTGCTGGTGGATATAGCTTGA
- a CDS encoding DUF1501 domain-containing protein: MSKLLFTDASDWGCDMHGRDTSRRANVTRRGFMRGGALALVGTSIIPAFLTRSIYAEMDKAAASHKKLVVIFQRGACDGLNTVIPHAEKNYYAMRPTIAVKQNELVDLDGFFGLHPALASFKPLYDQGHLAMVHAAGSPDTTRSHFDAQDYMESGTPGLKATPDGWLNRALIHAAETGNPSPFRAVALGTQVPRTLEGKVDAVAISNVADFSVAGRGKDTSPISNAFQAMYDESTDSMLHGTGQETFEAVRMLKSADPAKYKPAAGVNYPNAAFGNSMKQIAQLLKANLGVEAAFADIGGWDTHQNQGSANGQLANRLKEFGETISAFWQDMGDDAENVTVVTMSEFGRTARQNGTGGTDHGHANVMFVLGGNVKGGKVYGKWPGLANDQLNEGRDLTVTTDFRRVLGEAAYKTLGSRHLEQIFPGSTVNPSEFLNYTV, translated from the coding sequence ATGTCGAAACTACTGTTCACGGATGCAAGCGATTGGGGCTGCGATATGCACGGCCGCGATACGAGCCGGCGAGCCAACGTGACACGTCGCGGGTTTATGCGAGGTGGAGCACTTGCCCTGGTTGGCACGTCGATCATTCCGGCGTTTCTGACGCGTTCGATCTACGCCGAGATGGACAAGGCTGCTGCAAGCCACAAGAAGCTGGTTGTGATCTTCCAGCGCGGGGCTTGCGATGGCCTGAACACAGTGATTCCGCACGCAGAGAAGAACTACTATGCGATGCGGCCGACGATTGCGGTGAAGCAGAACGAACTCGTTGACCTGGACGGCTTCTTTGGTCTGCATCCGGCGCTGGCCTCGTTCAAGCCTTTGTACGATCAGGGGCATCTTGCGATGGTTCATGCCGCAGGTTCTCCGGATACGACGCGCTCGCACTTTGACGCGCAGGACTACATGGAGTCAGGTACGCCGGGGTTGAAGGCGACGCCGGATGGATGGTTGAATCGTGCGCTGATCCACGCTGCGGAGACCGGCAACCCCTCACCGTTCCGCGCGGTTGCGTTGGGGACGCAGGTGCCGCGGACGCTTGAAGGCAAGGTCGATGCCGTAGCGATTTCGAACGTGGCAGACTTCTCCGTAGCTGGACGCGGGAAGGATACGTCGCCGATTTCGAATGCCTTTCAGGCGATGTACGACGAGTCCACGGATTCGATGCTGCATGGCACCGGGCAGGAGACGTTTGAAGCCGTACGGATGCTGAAGTCTGCTGACCCGGCGAAGTACAAGCCTGCGGCTGGAGTGAATTATCCGAATGCCGCGTTTGGTAATTCCATGAAGCAAATTGCGCAGTTGCTGAAGGCAAACCTTGGGGTAGAAGCCGCGTTTGCCGATATCGGCGGCTGGGATACGCACCAGAACCAAGGCTCGGCGAACGGGCAGTTGGCGAATCGGCTGAAGGAGTTTGGCGAGACGATCTCTGCGTTCTGGCAGGATATGGGCGATGACGCCGAGAACGTTACCGTTGTGACGATGAGTGAGTTTGGACGCACTGCTCGCCAGAACGGCACGGGCGGAACGGACCACGGCCATGCGAACGTGATGTTCGTGCTGGGCGGAAATGTGAAGGGCGGCAAGGTCTACGGCAAGTGGCCTGGGCTGGCCAATGATCAGCTGAATGAAGGGCGCGATCTTACGGTGACCACAGATTTCCGCCGGGTGCTGGGTGAGGCGGCGTACAAGACGCTTGGCTCACGGCATCTCGAACAGATCTTTCCAGGATCCACGGTCAACCCAAGCGAGTTCCTGAACTACACGGTTTGA
- a CDS encoding DUF1800 domain-containing protein has product MLTTFSKRSLLREASKAAVCALLTVTLTVPEAIAADLPKPGAASKIPTENATVLHTLNRFTFGPRPGDEKAAMALGLNAWFERQLHPETIDDSAFEQRLAAYPALKLSQTELIERFPSPLRVRFYLRNNAKPPKTHDPVLNAVYADYFARYRFGLRVAAQGGKQGNVSPAKIAEEYDKENAGAASMGTADTADGMKPEMAKGKRGGRKAGLEVAANEPLPPSTMTAGEAQSIVALAPTERFERIVALSPGDHLRFVGFTANRVQEVLVGFTPEQREAFGAMVNPIQVVSNEVMESRVLRDVYSERQLQAVMTDFWLNHFSVYIRKNQNEPYLLNSYQRDVILPNSLGSFERLLIATAESPAMLTYLDNFVSVGPNSRAAERARRAKEMRPDGPLAKRAPEGLNENYARELMELHTVGVDGGYTQKDVIEVAKCFSGWTLSRPYGAGGEDGDGIQTFKFDPARHEGGSKTVMGVTIPEGGMQEGLTVLHMLATSPKTAHFISQKLAVRFVADNPPAALVDRMAATFTRTHGNISAVLSTMYHSPEFWAPEAYRAKVKTPLEFMASALRASDAQVKNAGVLVQAVARLGMPVYGMQTPQGYSWKSEDWVSSGALVNRMNFALVLAGDHIRGITTDWGQLAENEKDEAPTPVTEKRLEQIVLGRDAQAHTRSTVLEQFQNPEVSTEAQKGFAMAGRSADEDSPDEGMQAQMGAQMGPKMRARRVAGDGSKKGGGNGFSFQAGPPSTPLETMAGLLLGSPDFQRR; this is encoded by the coding sequence ATGTTGACGACCTTTTCGAAACGTTCTCTCCTTCGCGAGGCGTCAAAAGCCGCTGTTTGCGCGCTTTTGACGGTCACCCTGACGGTGCCGGAGGCGATTGCTGCGGATCTCCCGAAGCCCGGGGCGGCCTCGAAAATCCCTACCGAAAACGCAACCGTTTTGCATACTTTGAATCGTTTCACGTTCGGTCCGCGACCCGGCGATGAGAAGGCTGCGATGGCCCTAGGCCTGAATGCGTGGTTTGAACGCCAACTGCACCCGGAGACGATCGACGACTCGGCCTTTGAGCAGCGACTGGCCGCTTATCCGGCTCTAAAGCTTTCCCAGACGGAGTTGATTGAACGGTTTCCTTCGCCGCTGCGCGTGCGGTTTTACCTGCGTAACAATGCCAAGCCGCCGAAGACGCATGATCCGGTATTGAATGCTGTTTATGCCGATTACTTTGCGCGGTACCGGTTTGGGTTGCGGGTAGCGGCCCAGGGAGGCAAGCAGGGGAATGTTTCGCCGGCGAAGATCGCCGAAGAGTATGACAAAGAGAACGCCGGCGCGGCCTCGATGGGGACGGCTGACACGGCAGACGGCATGAAGCCAGAGATGGCCAAGGGCAAGCGTGGTGGACGCAAGGCTGGGTTGGAAGTGGCGGCGAATGAACCTCTGCCGCCCTCGACGATGACGGCAGGTGAGGCGCAGTCGATCGTTGCACTGGCGCCGACAGAGCGTTTTGAGAGGATTGTTGCGCTATCGCCGGGCGACCATCTGCGGTTCGTTGGGTTCACGGCGAACCGGGTTCAGGAAGTGCTTGTGGGCTTTACGCCAGAGCAGCGAGAAGCGTTCGGGGCGATGGTGAACCCGATTCAGGTGGTCAGCAACGAGGTGATGGAATCGCGCGTGCTGCGGGATGTCTACTCCGAACGCCAGTTGCAGGCTGTGATGACGGATTTCTGGTTGAACCACTTCTCGGTCTATATCCGCAAGAACCAGAACGAGCCGTACCTGCTGAACAGCTATCAGCGCGATGTGATTCTGCCTAACTCGCTTGGAAGCTTTGAACGGTTGCTGATCGCGACGGCTGAAAGTCCGGCGATGCTGACGTATCTGGACAACTTTGTTTCGGTAGGGCCGAACTCGCGAGCGGCAGAGCGCGCGCGGCGGGCAAAAGAGATGCGTCCGGATGGACCGCTGGCGAAGCGTGCTCCGGAAGGTCTGAATGAGAACTACGCTCGTGAGTTGATGGAACTCCATACGGTTGGCGTAGATGGCGGCTATACGCAGAAGGATGTCATCGAGGTGGCCAAGTGCTTCTCTGGATGGACGCTGAGCCGCCCATATGGTGCGGGCGGAGAGGATGGGGACGGCATTCAGACGTTCAAGTTTGATCCTGCACGACATGAGGGTGGATCGAAGACGGTGATGGGTGTCACCATTCCCGAGGGTGGCATGCAGGAAGGTCTGACCGTGCTGCATATGCTGGCGACGAGTCCGAAGACGGCACACTTTATCTCGCAGAAGCTGGCGGTGCGCTTTGTGGCAGATAACCCTCCGGCGGCGCTGGTCGACCGGATGGCTGCGACGTTTACCCGGACGCATGGAAACATCTCTGCGGTGTTATCCACGATGTATCACTCGCCTGAGTTCTGGGCTCCGGAAGCTTATCGGGCGAAGGTGAAGACTCCGCTGGAGTTTATGGCTTCGGCGCTGCGGGCCTCGGACGCTCAGGTAAAGAACGCCGGGGTGCTGGTGCAGGCGGTGGCTCGGCTGGGAATGCCGGTGTACGGGATGCAAACCCCGCAGGGCTATTCGTGGAAGTCAGAGGACTGGGTTTCGTCGGGAGCACTGGTGAACCGGATGAACTTTGCGCTGGTTCTGGCTGGTGACCATATCCGAGGGATTACGACGGATTGGGGGCAACTGGCTGAAAATGAAAAGGATGAAGCGCCGACGCCTGTGACAGAGAAACGGCTGGAACAGATCGTGCTTGGCCGAGATGCACAGGCGCATACGCGGTCGACGGTGCTGGAGCAGTTCCAGAATCCGGAGGTTTCCACGGAGGCCCAGAAGGGCTTTGCGATGGCCGGGCGTTCGGCAGACGAGGACAGCCCTGATGAAGGGATGCAGGCGCAGATGGGAGCCCAGATGGGGCCCAAGATGCGTGCTCGACGCGTAGCCGGGGATGGCTCGAAAAAGGGCGGAGGAAACGGATTCTCGTTCCAGGCTGGGCCGCCTTCCACGCCGCTGGAGACGATGGCTGGTTTGCTGCTGGGTTCCCCGGATTTCCAGCGGCGCTAA
- a CDS encoding EAL domain-containing protein: MLTGSSASSSNQGSVVPLATMMDLILSGAWRVDTVLQPIIDLQRGTTTGYEALARFPKETGMSPDRVLRAAEQLGCREALELLLVRGALSLREQLPENCFLSINVSPTFMLSEAWGKAVYDTGGLDRVVIEITEEHVIEDYSAIRREIHSVRQIGGTIAIDDTGAGYASLKHIMELRPDFIKLDRLFVNGCHLDPAKRQMIELLGDTADRLDSWVVAEGIETEGELREIVRLGIPLGQGYFLGRPSPQMNALTPECVALLRSQKKVALAGASLAQYAEACETATSLTLAHGLLLKEEAFSVIVVLDNWSRPVDMVERHALVGLRSLQGLTRVQASSTASEVLTRMLNRSASERFDPVAVVDERGLFQGILRVERLAEVVMQEASLHSLPSASVSAA, encoded by the coding sequence ATGCTGACCGGTTCGAGTGCTTCTTCCTCGAACCAGGGATCGGTAGTTCCGCTTGCAACGATGATGGATTTGATCCTTTCCGGCGCCTGGCGCGTGGATACGGTTCTTCAACCCATCATCGATCTGCAACGCGGAACCACCACGGGGTACGAGGCTCTTGCTCGTTTCCCCAAGGAGACAGGCATGTCTCCAGACCGCGTGCTTCGTGCTGCGGAGCAACTCGGCTGCCGCGAAGCTTTGGAACTCTTGCTTGTTCGAGGCGCTTTGTCGCTACGTGAGCAACTGCCTGAGAACTGCTTTCTCTCGATCAATGTGAGCCCTACCTTCATGCTCTCTGAGGCCTGGGGAAAGGCTGTCTATGACACCGGTGGCCTTGACCGCGTCGTCATTGAAATCACCGAAGAGCATGTGATTGAGGACTATTCGGCTATCCGGCGCGAGATCCACAGTGTGCGCCAGATAGGTGGAACCATTGCGATCGACGATACGGGCGCTGGTTATGCGAGCCTCAAGCACATCATGGAACTGCGGCCGGACTTCATCAAACTTGATCGTCTCTTTGTGAACGGCTGTCATCTCGATCCCGCAAAGCGGCAGATGATCGAGTTGCTGGGAGACACGGCCGATCGTCTGGATTCCTGGGTGGTGGCCGAGGGGATTGAGACGGAAGGTGAGTTGCGCGAGATTGTGCGACTCGGCATTCCGCTGGGGCAGGGGTACTTCCTTGGACGCCCTTCGCCACAGATGAACGCCTTGACGCCCGAATGTGTGGCACTGCTGCGCTCTCAGAAGAAAGTCGCTCTTGCCGGAGCAAGCCTGGCGCAGTATGCAGAGGCTTGCGAAACAGCAACCTCGCTTACGTTGGCCCACGGTCTCCTGCTCAAGGAAGAAGCGTTTTCCGTCATCGTTGTGCTCGATAACTGGAGCCGACCGGTTGATATGGTGGAGCGTCATGCGTTGGTTGGACTGCGATCCCTGCAGGGTTTGACCCGGGTGCAAGCCAGCAGTACAGCGTCGGAAGTGCTGACACGGATGCTGAATCGCTCGGCGAGTGAGCGTTTTGATCCTGTTGCGGTTGTCGACGAGCGGGGCTTGTTTCAAGGGATTCTTCGTGTGGAACGGCTGGCTGAAGTCGTGATGCAGGAAGCTTCGCTGCACTCCTTGCCTAGCGCCAGCGTATCGGCGGCCTAA
- a CDS encoding DUF1059 domain-containing protein, producing the protein MKRFTCGDVVPGCTSVFTAADEKGIFQQVAAHAAADHGINEVPASLVEQVRAKIYDISEVQ; encoded by the coding sequence ATGAAACGTTTCACATGCGGCGATGTTGTTCCTGGGTGTACGTCGGTATTTACAGCGGCGGATGAAAAAGGGATCTTCCAACAGGTAGCTGCTCATGCTGCTGCGGATCATGGAATAAACGAAGTACCTGCATCGCTCGTCGAGCAGGTGCGTGCCAAGATCTACGACATCAGCGAGGTTCAATAA
- a CDS encoding prolipoprotein diacylglyceryl transferase, whose amino-acid sequence MYPFINIGSFHLGTFGLLLWLAAVCATWVLHRNFVRNGIDADALNIVAFAVVAGIIGAKAWHELQNPSMIGPALHAETVRAGGNVFLGFLHWFQAGFAWFGGLLAAIAVLVWQGVAVRPNGLRGGRAALRMLDLAAPAAAIGYGVGRIGCLTSGDGDYGKPTTLPWGVHMRPDALVPTDKLVQPTPIYEFLFAVVLGLWLWKRGSKPVPLGFLTGEYLLLTGVGRFLVEFERINPRLYLGMSNAQVAALGSVVVGALLMFATRNGTKAEVVSVPVDNAVRN is encoded by the coding sequence ATGTATCCGTTCATCAATATCGGTTCCTTCCACCTGGGAACCTTCGGTCTTCTGCTGTGGCTGGCGGCTGTCTGCGCCACCTGGGTTCTCCATCGCAACTTCGTCCGCAATGGTATCGACGCCGATGCGTTGAACATCGTCGCATTTGCGGTCGTCGCCGGAATCATTGGCGCGAAGGCGTGGCACGAACTGCAGAATCCGTCGATGATCGGCCCTGCTTTGCATGCAGAGACTGTGCGCGCCGGCGGCAACGTTTTCCTGGGCTTCCTGCACTGGTTTCAAGCTGGATTCGCCTGGTTTGGCGGCCTTTTGGCTGCTATCGCCGTGCTGGTCTGGCAAGGTGTGGCTGTGCGCCCGAATGGTTTGCGCGGTGGCCGTGCTGCTCTGCGGATGCTTGATCTCGCTGCACCTGCTGCCGCCATCGGTTATGGCGTCGGCCGCATCGGCTGCCTGACCTCAGGCGATGGTGACTACGGGAAGCCAACGACGCTGCCGTGGGGTGTCCATATGCGTCCGGACGCGCTGGTCCCAACGGACAAGCTCGTTCAACCCACGCCGATCTATGAGTTCCTCTTCGCCGTTGTCCTGGGTCTGTGGCTTTGGAAGCGCGGCAGCAAGCCGGTTCCGCTCGGCTTCCTCACCGGAGAATACCTTCTGCTCACGGGCGTCGGCCGCTTCCTGGTGGAGTTCGAGCGCATCAACCCCCGCCTCTATCTCGGTATGTCCAATGCGCAGGTCGCAGCACTGGGCAGCGTGGTTGTCGGAGCTCTGCTGATGTTCGCAACGCGCAATGGCACCAAGGCAGAGGTTGTATCCGTGCCGGTCGACAACGCCGTTCGCAATTAA
- the hpt gene encoding hypoxanthine phosphoribosyltransferase: protein MASAVPEFVNPETMDILFSREEIAARVKAIGDQISQEYAGQSIVLIGVLKGAAIFLADLARSIKVDNTFDFVAVSSYGRARVSSGAVKLIKDLDNPIEGKHVIIVEDILDTGLTLSFLRQMMLQHKPASLKIATCLDKPERRLVPIEADFVCFSIPNRFVIGYGMDFAERYRGVEDIRIMPENPPGH from the coding sequence ATGGCTTCTGCAGTGCCCGAATTTGTCAACCCTGAAACCATGGATATCCTCTTTTCCCGCGAAGAGATTGCCGCACGCGTCAAAGCGATCGGCGACCAGATTTCGCAGGAGTATGCTGGCCAATCCATTGTCCTGATCGGCGTCCTTAAAGGCGCAGCGATCTTCCTTGCCGACCTTGCTCGTTCCATCAAGGTCGATAACACCTTCGATTTTGTCGCTGTCTCCAGCTACGGCCGCGCGCGCGTCTCGTCCGGCGCCGTCAAGCTGATCAAAGATCTCGACAATCCGATCGAAGGAAAGCACGTCATCATCGTCGAAGACATTCTCGACACCGGTCTCACGCTCAGCTTCCTGCGCCAGATGATGCTTCAGCACAAGCCTGCTTCGCTGAAGATCGCTACCTGCCTGGACAAGCCCGAACGCCGCCTGGTGCCGATCGAAGCCGACTTTGTTTGCTTCTCAATCCCTAACCGCTTCGTTATCGGCTACGGCATGGACTTTGCCGAACGCTACCGTGGCGTGGAAGATATCCGCATCATGCCGGAGAATCCTCCGGGACACTAA
- the aroA gene encoding 3-phosphoshikimate 1-carboxyvinyltransferase translates to MSSSNEPLTKVIAPARSLRGSLLLPGDKSISHRYAMLAGFAEGTSKISNFSTGADPHSSLNCMAALGATVSVLKNEVEVTGVAGKFLQPRQPLDCGNSGSTMRMLAGLVAAQPGDYTFIGDDSLTIRPMERIRKPLELMGAKIDLTDGHAPMTIHGATLKALDFESPIASAQVKTAVLFAGLQAEGVTSIAEAVRTRDHSEHALRAFGAELERVDGRLRIRGGQKLKAVDAKVPGDMSSAAFFLCAALLFEDSNLVLDAVGMNPTRATLLDVIAAMGGTVKVLEVEEQLGEMVGTIQVNRGRTLKGTDISGGLAASLIDEIPALAAIAPYTDTGMKIRDAKELRVKESDRIALVVKNLRAMGAEVVEHEDGMDIPGGQKLRGGVIDSGLDHRITMAFSIAALRAEGETEIRGAEAAAVSFPEFFTYLDELAVR, encoded by the coding sequence ATGTCTTCCTCGAATGAACCGTTGACCAAAGTTATTGCGCCTGCGCGGAGTTTGCGCGGCTCGTTGTTGTTGCCCGGCGATAAGTCCATTTCGCACCGCTATGCGATGCTCGCGGGCTTTGCTGAGGGTACGTCCAAGATCTCGAACTTCTCCACGGGCGCCGATCCCCACAGCTCGCTGAACTGCATGGCCGCGCTGGGTGCGACGGTGTCGGTTCTGAAGAACGAAGTGGAAGTGACGGGTGTGGCGGGCAAGTTCCTGCAGCCTCGGCAGCCGCTTGATTGCGGCAACTCCGGATCGACGATGCGTATGCTCGCCGGACTGGTTGCGGCACAACCGGGCGATTACACCTTCATCGGCGATGATTCGCTGACCATCCGCCCGATGGAGCGCATTCGCAAGCCGCTGGAGTTGATGGGCGCGAAGATCGACCTCACCGACGGTCACGCTCCGATGACGATTCACGGCGCAACTCTGAAGGCCCTGGACTTTGAATCGCCTATCGCGAGCGCCCAGGTAAAAACTGCGGTGTTGTTTGCCGGACTGCAGGCAGAGGGCGTGACCTCTATCGCCGAAGCGGTTCGCACACGCGACCACTCCGAGCATGCTCTGCGGGCGTTTGGCGCAGAGCTGGAGCGGGTTGATGGTCGTCTGCGGATTCGCGGCGGACAGAAGCTGAAGGCCGTCGATGCAAAGGTTCCGGGCGATATGTCTTCCGCTGCGTTCTTTCTCTGCGCAGCCCTGCTGTTTGAGGACTCCAATCTCGTGCTCGATGCCGTTGGGATGAATCCCACGCGCGCGACGCTGCTGGATGTGATTGCGGCGATGGGTGGGACGGTGAAGGTGCTCGAAGTGGAAGAGCAGCTTGGCGAGATGGTTGGAACGATTCAAGTGAACCGCGGCCGTACGCTCAAGGGAACGGACATCAGCGGCGGCCTTGCGGCTTCGCTGATCGACGAGATTCCTGCGCTCGCAGCGATCGCACCTTACACGGACACGGGCATGAAGATTCGCGATGCCAAGGAGCTGCGTGTGAAGGAGTCTGACCGTATCGCGCTGGTCGTCAAAAACCTGCGTGCGATGGGCGCGGAAGTGGTGGAACATGAGGACGGGATGGACATCCCCGGCGGCCAGAAGCTGCGCGGCGGAGTGATCGATTCAGGCCTCGACCACCGCATCACGATGGCGTTTTCTATCGCGGCACTGCGTGCGGAGGGTGAAACGGAGATTCGCGGAGCTGAAGCCGCAGCGGTTTCGTTCCCCGAGTTCTTTACCTATTTGGATGAACTTGCTGTTCGCTAA
- a CDS encoding bifunctional nuclease family protein encodes MHLPGFKPESESVVADELEVEVRIRGLMMDPSSKMPIVVLNDLAGETVLPIWVGLLEANAIAIEIEKATMPRPMTHDLLRSTIAGLNARVTRVVVADLRDDTFYATVWMEQAGDPIAVDARPSDAIALALRADCPIFVSKSVMDHARQAADNALGVQSPEDVRRWLEDLNDDELGDYKM; translated from the coding sequence ATGCATCTTCCCGGCTTCAAACCCGAGTCTGAAAGCGTCGTCGCCGACGAACTGGAAGTGGAAGTTCGTATCCGTGGCCTCATGATGGATCCGTCTTCCAAAATGCCCATCGTGGTGCTGAACGACCTTGCGGGCGAGACGGTGCTGCCCATCTGGGTCGGCCTGCTCGAAGCAAACGCCATCGCGATCGAGATCGAGAAGGCCACCATGCCTCGACCAATGACGCATGATCTCCTGCGCAGCACCATCGCGGGGCTCAACGCCCGCGTCACGCGCGTCGTCGTGGCGGACCTTCGCGACGATACTTTCTATGCCACCGTGTGGATGGAGCAGGCAGGAGACCCTATCGCCGTAGACGCGAGGCCTTCAGACGCGATCGCTCTGGCCCTCCGCGCAGACTGCCCGATCTTCGTCAGCAAATCCGTAATGGACCATGCGCGACAGGCTGCAGACAACGCTCTCGGAGTGCAGTCTCCGGAAGACGTTCGCCGCTGGCTCGAAGACCTTAACGACGACGAGCTCGGCGATTACAAGATGTAA